The proteins below are encoded in one region of Pseudoduganella armeniaca:
- a CDS encoding cytochrome P450 — translation MNLSALPADALAAVTHPDPYPYYAALARQEAPFHDERLGLWVAAHPGTVRAILAHPDCRVRPPHEPVPAALAGPAGTVFGALARMNDGARHELPKAVLMEALAALPAEAVATHARRTADALLGQGVALTTFVFELPVRTVASLLGCTDPAVAGHVGRFVAGLAPRADAATIAAAHDAVPHLLALADDSASDAPLLRAVQEAARRHGWTDAAALRANVLGLLSQTYEATAGLIGNGIVARLRGDARPSAELVEHVLRADPPVQNTRRFTAADVDIAGVRIAAGQTILLVLAAAGEPFGHGRHACPGQALARAIALHALDALQEHGPLPDVAWRYRASPNGRLPEFIERGEI, via the coding sequence ATGAACTTGTCCGCTCTGCCGGCCGACGCCCTCGCCGCCGTCACGCATCCCGATCCCTATCCCTACTACGCCGCGCTGGCGCGGCAAGAAGCGCCGTTTCATGACGAGCGCCTGGGCCTGTGGGTAGCAGCCCATCCAGGCACCGTGCGCGCCATCCTCGCGCATCCCGACTGCCGGGTGCGACCGCCGCACGAGCCGGTGCCCGCGGCACTGGCCGGTCCGGCGGGCACCGTGTTCGGCGCGCTGGCGCGCATGAACGACGGCGCGCGCCACGAACTGCCGAAAGCCGTGTTGATGGAGGCGTTGGCGGCGCTGCCGGCGGAAGCGGTGGCGACGCATGCGCGGCGCACGGCCGATGCGCTGCTGGGGCAAGGTGTGGCGCTGACGACGTTCGTGTTCGAGCTGCCGGTACGCACCGTCGCCAGCCTGCTGGGTTGCACCGATCCGGCCGTGGCGGGCCACGTGGGCCGCTTTGTCGCCGGGCTGGCGCCGCGGGCCGATGCCGCCACCATCGCCGCCGCGCACGACGCGGTACCGCACCTGCTGGCGCTGGCGGACGACAGCGCATCGGATGCGCCGCTGCTGCGCGCTGTGCAGGAAGCGGCACGCCGGCATGGCTGGACCGACGCGGCGGCGTTGCGCGCCAACGTATTGGGCCTGCTGTCGCAAACGTACGAGGCCACCGCAGGACTGATCGGCAACGGCATCGTGGCGCGCCTGCGCGGCGACGCCCGGCCGTCCGCGGAGCTGGTCGAGCACGTGCTGCGCGCCGATCCGCCGGTACAGAACACGCGCCGCTTCACGGCGGCCGACGTCGATATCGCCGGCGTGCGCATCGCCGCCGGCCAGACGATCCTGCTGGTACTGGCCGCCGCGGGAGAGCCGTTCGGGCATGGGCGCCATGCCTGCCCGGGCCAGGCGCTGGCACGAGCGATCGCGCTGCACGCGCTGGACGCGCTGCAGGAACATGGCCCGCTGCCGGACGTGGCGTGGCGCTACCGGGCGTCGCCCAACGGGCGGCTGCCGGAATTCATCGAAAGGGGAGAGATATGA
- a CDS encoding antibiotic biosynthesis monooxygenase family protein, producing MIAVIFEVVPHEDGRQRYLDIAASLRPLLETIDGFISIERFQSLADPAKLLSLSFFRDEEAIAAWRALETHRSAQAAGREELFADYRLRIAGVVRDYGLHERAQAPADSRRRHG from the coding sequence ATGATCGCGGTGATTTTCGAAGTGGTGCCGCACGAGGACGGGCGCCAGCGCTACCTGGACATCGCGGCCAGCCTGCGGCCGCTGCTGGAAACGATCGATGGCTTCATCTCCATCGAACGCTTCCAGAGCCTGGCGGACCCCGCCAAGCTGCTGTCGCTGTCGTTCTTCCGCGACGAGGAAGCCATCGCGGCCTGGCGCGCACTGGAAACGCACCGGTCCGCCCAGGCGGCCGGCCGGGAAGAGCTGTTCGCCGACTACCGCCTGCGCATCGCCGGCGTCGTGCGCGACTATGGCCTGCACGAGCGGGCGCAGGCCCCGGCGGACAGCCGCCGCCGGCACGGCTAG
- a CDS encoding ArsR/SmtB family transcription factor, giving the protein MDADNHLARIAGAIAEPARARMLCCLLDGHARTSTELSVVAEISPSTASAHLARLKEDGLLVQLVQGRHRYWRLSNGDVAAALEALLVVAGVPRAPFKPATPTRLRQARTCYDHMAGALAVELHEHCMTQGWLADEPTTGEYALTDAGTARFAQLGVEVAPLRALRRRFACPCLDWSERKPHLGGALGAAVLQLALAQGWVEQDLDSRALSVSARGRRGLATAFGMVSPA; this is encoded by the coding sequence ATGGATGCAGACAATCACCTGGCCCGCATCGCGGGCGCGATCGCGGAGCCGGCACGGGCGCGCATGCTGTGCTGCCTGCTGGACGGCCATGCGCGCACCAGTACCGAGCTGTCCGTCGTGGCGGAAATCAGCCCCTCCACCGCCAGCGCCCACCTGGCGCGCCTGAAGGAAGACGGCCTGCTGGTCCAGCTCGTGCAGGGCCGGCACCGCTACTGGCGGCTGTCGAACGGCGACGTGGCGGCCGCGCTGGAAGCGCTGCTGGTAGTGGCCGGCGTGCCGCGCGCGCCGTTCAAGCCGGCCACGCCGACGCGGCTGCGCCAGGCCCGCACCTGCTACGACCACATGGCCGGCGCGCTGGCGGTCGAGCTGCATGAGCATTGCATGACGCAAGGCTGGCTGGCGGACGAGCCCACCACCGGTGAATACGCGCTCACCGACGCGGGCACGGCACGCTTCGCGCAACTGGGCGTGGAAGTGGCGCCGCTGCGCGCGCTGCGCCGCCGCTTCGCCTGCCCTTGCCTGGACTGGAGCGAACGCAAGCCGCACCTTGGCGGCGCGCTGGGCGCGGCCGTGCTGCAGCTGGCACTGGCCCAAGGCTGGGTCGAGCAGGACCTGGACAGCCGCGCGCTGTCCGTTTCCGCGCGCGGCCGGCGCGGCTTGGCAACAGCCTTCGGCATGGTAAGTCCGGCTTAA
- a CDS encoding TonB-dependent siderophore receptor, which produces MSPAAPRFALRLRPFAFAAALLCGAAHAAPVEAPAPDAPADAMEAPMQTVVVKGDNSAGYTARSSSSSAGLDLTLRETPQSISVVSRQQMDDFRMNSINDVLSNTTGVTVERIETDRTYYTARGFDIINFQYDGVGIPFVFGNVYGDLDTALYERIDIVRGSNGLMAGTGNPSATVNFIRKRPTANFQASASIAVGSWDRHRVDADVSGALNEARTVSGRLIAAYEDGDSYLDRYSPKRKLVSGILEAKLTPATTLSLGHTAQIGTAKGNIWGALPLYYKDLTPTDYPTGTNTAADWTRNRNEHQRTFVELVQRFDNGWRAQATLSRNTFKNRSKMLYVYGTPERATGLGLFAYPSRYDADNKQTLLDASATGKFALGGREHELTFGANWSKSTLDDVSHYGQGIGNPMPSLTGWNGHYAEPTFDASIDGSSYQDKRKGAFVAARFNLADPLKLITGVAYTKADSDGIQYGVSHYKSASKSTPYVGLTYDLAPNVTAYTSYTTIFNPQSETDVTGATLDPMKGKTAELGIKSDWFGGKLNASGAIFKTRQDNTAEQVGNNGTKAIYRGIDAESQGIELDVSGEVARGLQASAGFTVLSIEDPDGKTVKTYLPRRTFHASATYKVPTLPLTVGANANWQDDIYRNEADGAVIRQASYATFGLMARYDINKQLSIAANVNNLADKKYLTSLYWSQAYYAAPRNASVSLNWKY; this is translated from the coding sequence ATGTCGCCCGCCGCTCCCCGCTTCGCCCTCCGCCTGCGTCCCTTCGCTTTCGCCGCCGCCCTGCTGTGCGGCGCGGCCCATGCCGCGCCAGTCGAGGCGCCGGCGCCGGACGCGCCAGCCGACGCCATGGAAGCACCGATGCAGACCGTCGTCGTCAAGGGCGACAACAGCGCCGGCTATACGGCGCGCAGCAGCAGCTCGTCGGCCGGCCTCGACCTGACCCTGCGCGAGACGCCGCAGTCGATCTCCGTCGTCTCGCGCCAGCAGATGGACGACTTCCGCATGAATTCCATTAACGACGTGCTGTCCAACACGACCGGCGTCACGGTGGAACGGATCGAGACGGACCGCACCTACTACACGGCGCGCGGCTTCGACATCATCAACTTCCAGTACGACGGCGTCGGCATCCCCTTCGTGTTCGGTAACGTCTACGGCGACCTCGATACGGCACTGTACGAGCGCATCGACATCGTGCGCGGCTCGAACGGCCTGATGGCCGGCACCGGCAACCCGTCCGCCACCGTCAACTTCATCCGCAAGCGCCCAACGGCGAACTTCCAGGCTTCCGCCAGCATCGCCGTGGGCTCGTGGGACCGCCACCGCGTCGATGCGGATGTCTCCGGCGCATTGAACGAGGCGCGTACCGTCAGCGGCCGCCTGATCGCCGCCTACGAGGATGGCGACTCCTACCTGGACCGCTACTCGCCCAAGCGCAAGCTGGTCTCCGGCATCCTGGAGGCCAAGCTGACGCCCGCCACCACCCTGTCGCTCGGCCACACCGCGCAGATCGGCACGGCCAAGGGCAATATCTGGGGCGCGCTGCCGCTGTACTACAAGGACCTGACGCCGACCGACTACCCCACCGGCACCAACACGGCGGCCGACTGGACGCGCAACCGCAACGAGCACCAGCGCACCTTCGTCGAGCTGGTGCAGCGCTTCGACAACGGCTGGCGCGCCCAGGCCACCTTGTCGCGCAACACGTTCAAGAACCGCAGCAAGATGCTGTACGTGTACGGCACGCCGGAGCGCGCCACGGGCCTGGGCCTGTTCGCCTACCCGTCGCGCTATGACGCGGACAACAAGCAGACGCTGCTCGATGCATCCGCCACCGGCAAGTTCGCCCTGGGCGGCCGCGAGCACGAGCTGACGTTCGGCGCCAACTGGTCGAAGTCGACGCTGGACGACGTGTCGCACTACGGCCAGGGCATCGGCAATCCGATGCCGTCGCTGACCGGCTGGAACGGCCACTATGCCGAGCCGACCTTCGACGCGTCGATCGACGGCAGTTCCTACCAGGACAAGCGCAAGGGTGCGTTCGTCGCGGCCCGCTTCAACCTGGCCGACCCGCTCAAGCTGATCACCGGCGTGGCCTATACGAAGGCCGACAGCGATGGCATCCAGTACGGCGTCAGCCACTACAAGTCGGCCAGCAAGAGCACGCCCTACGTGGGCCTGACCTACGACCTGGCACCGAACGTGACGGCCTACACCAGCTACACCACGATCTTCAATCCGCAAAGCGAGACCGACGTGACGGGCGCCACGCTCGATCCGATGAAGGGCAAGACGGCCGAGCTGGGTATCAAGAGCGACTGGTTCGGCGGCAAGCTCAATGCCTCCGGCGCCATCTTCAAGACGCGCCAGGACAACACGGCCGAGCAGGTCGGCAACAACGGCACCAAGGCCATCTACCGCGGCATCGATGCGGAGTCGCAGGGCATCGAGCTGGACGTGTCCGGCGAAGTGGCGCGCGGCCTGCAGGCCAGCGCCGGCTTCACGGTGCTGTCGATCGAGGACCCGGACGGCAAGACCGTCAAGACCTACCTGCCACGCCGCACCTTCCATGCGTCGGCGACCTACAAGGTGCCGACCTTGCCGCTGACGGTGGGCGCCAACGCCAACTGGCAGGACGACATCTACCGCAACGAGGCCGACGGCGCCGTGATCCGCCAGGCGTCCTACGCCACCTTTGGCCTGATGGCGCGCTACGACATCAACAAGCAGCTCAGCATCGCCGCCAATGTCAACAACCTGGCCGACAAGAAGTACCTGACCAGCTTGTACTGGAGCCAGGCCTACTACGCGGCGCCACGCAACGCCAGCGTTTCGCTCAACTGGAAGTACTGA
- a CDS encoding UvrD-helicase domain-containing protein, giving the protein MAAYFIPSRIHPTAEQTDLQTATQPVVLGEANAGAAKTTTLALRIAESLARNVEPARILALAFTPEARDVLRQRLLDIGVPWDTVNQLDILTIEDLAMRTLEQLEGEPLKLTLQPRRLKTHVWRAIDAVAAQYAGRPGSRYAELDLRKSEIAVSGYLDTLLRLKARMALQGEHDDDPVEAAEVAGEPLTDYLVALAYETIRLDGAEQAQFRTRFDPTYDLARMLRREPGCAQGFPRYRVIVCDELHDMNEASFVIVEALIRATGAFFTGVGDKHQVIHDQLGASHDYLDFRFRHAFPALRSYPLTTTYRHGPHLTLAIDALMDNRGSSGVPDHTEIRQLHYDTAEECAQRVVEAIKAWKKDKHRLEQCAVLMRDRHQSIALENALIEAGIGYRVPVMKGYMQREEILFLRGVLAITLDDLRAVPSYEVRTAIVEALAAFAGMEAAAGFEKVKHDIAKEPSLLPGFFRGHLGGDALADADTAFADVMRYLAEVAPDSPAGEVLAEVCRRMDVAVVAKRVYVNPYAASVAARSIDGFVAMARKSGLGLAAFWKKINAAEVFASRKREKDFVHLDCVADVKGQEFGHVIMPYLEVNEFPNPLVPARTERNLFYVGVSRTRQRLTLLSPTEAERRSGFLRQMQIAAVAPKADQALRQLEDKVREERPVRLYLTARYEDREEVRQLGAQFDTVRKQWYIDAGLDTGPFQRWL; this is encoded by the coding sequence ATGGCCGCCTACTTCATCCCCAGCCGCATCCACCCCACGGCCGAGCAGACCGACCTGCAGACGGCCACACAGCCCGTGGTGCTGGGCGAGGCCAACGCCGGCGCGGCCAAGACGACGACGCTGGCCCTGCGCATCGCCGAATCTCTGGCGCGCAACGTGGAGCCGGCGCGCATCCTGGCGCTGGCATTCACGCCGGAGGCGCGCGACGTGCTGCGCCAGCGCCTGCTGGACATCGGCGTGCCCTGGGACACCGTCAACCAGCTCGACATCCTGACGATCGAGGACCTGGCCATGCGCACCTTGGAACAGCTGGAAGGCGAGCCGCTCAAGCTGACCTTGCAGCCACGCCGCCTGAAGACCCACGTCTGGCGCGCCATCGACGCGGTGGCGGCGCAGTACGCGGGCCGGCCCGGCAGCCGCTACGCGGAACTCGACCTGCGCAAGTCGGAGATCGCCGTGTCGGGCTACCTCGATACCCTGCTGCGGCTGAAGGCGCGCATGGCGCTGCAGGGCGAACACGACGACGATCCGGTCGAGGCGGCCGAGGTGGCGGGCGAGCCGCTGACGGACTACCTGGTCGCGCTGGCCTACGAAACGATCCGGCTGGATGGTGCGGAGCAGGCGCAGTTCCGCACCCGCTTCGACCCGACCTACGACCTGGCGCGCATGCTGCGGCGTGAACCCGGCTGCGCCCAGGGATTTCCGCGCTACCGCGTGATCGTCTGCGACGAGCTGCACGACATGAACGAGGCCAGCTTCGTCATCGTCGAAGCCCTGATCCGCGCCACCGGCGCCTTCTTCACGGGCGTGGGCGACAAGCACCAGGTCATCCACGACCAGCTGGGCGCCAGCCACGATTACCTGGACTTCCGCTTCCGTCACGCCTTCCCGGCACTGCGCAGCTACCCGTTGACGACGACCTACCGCCACGGCCCGCACCTGACCCTGGCGATCGACGCGCTGATGGACAACCGCGGCAGCTCGGGCGTGCCCGACCACACGGAGATCCGCCAGCTCCACTACGACACGGCCGAGGAGTGCGCCCAGCGCGTGGTGGAGGCGATCAAGGCATGGAAGAAGGACAAGCATCGCCTGGAGCAGTGTGCGGTACTGATGCGCGACCGGCACCAGTCGATCGCGCTGGAGAACGCGCTGATCGAGGCCGGCATCGGCTACCGCGTGCCCGTCATGAAGGGCTATATGCAGCGCGAGGAGATCCTGTTCCTGCGCGGCGTGCTGGCGATCACGCTGGACGACCTGCGCGCCGTGCCATCCTACGAGGTGCGTACCGCCATCGTCGAGGCGCTGGCCGCGTTCGCGGGCATGGAGGCGGCAGCCGGCTTCGAGAAGGTCAAGCACGACATCGCCAAGGAACCGTCGCTGCTGCCGGGCTTTTTCCGCGGCCACCTGGGTGGCGACGCCCTGGCCGACGCCGACACGGCGTTTGCCGACGTCATGCGCTACCTGGCAGAAGTAGCGCCGGACAGCCCGGCCGGCGAGGTGCTGGCCGAAGTGTGCCGGCGCATGGACGTGGCGGTGGTGGCGAAGCGAGTCTACGTGAACCCGTACGCCGCTTCGGTGGCGGCGCGCTCGATCGACGGCTTCGTGGCGATGGCCCGCAAGTCGGGCTTGGGCCTGGCCGCGTTCTGGAAGAAGATCAATGCGGCCGAGGTGTTCGCCAGCCGCAAGCGCGAGAAGGACTTCGTGCACCTGGACTGCGTGGCCGACGTCAAGGGCCAGGAGTTCGGCCACGTCATCATGCCGTACCTGGAGGTGAACGAGTTCCCCAATCCGCTGGTGCCGGCACGCACGGAGCGCAACCTGTTCTACGTGGGCGTCAGCCGCACGCGCCAGCGCCTCACGCTGCTGTCGCCGACCGAGGCGGAGCGGCGCAGCGGCTTCCTGCGCCAGATGCAGATCGCCGCCGTGGCGCCGAAGGCGGACCAGGCGCTGCGCCAGCTGGAAGACAAGGTCAGGGAGGAACGTCCGGTGCGCTTGTACCTCACGGCACGTTACGAGGACCGGGAAGAGGTGCGCCAGCTGGGGGCGCAGTTCGATACGGTGCGCAAGCAGTGGTACATCGATGCGGGGTTGGATACCGGGCCGTTCCAGCGCTGGTTGTGA
- the rpoH gene encoding RNA polymerase sigma factor RpoH, producing MTMMSAPTALVPAGTSALGLGFSGNLGNLDAYISAVNRLPMLTHDEEVQLGRRLKDNNDLKAAEKLVLSHLRLVVSIARGYLGYGLPHADLIQEGNIGLMKAVKRFDPDQGVRLVSYAMHWIKAEMHEYILKNWRLVKVATTKAQRKLFFNLRSHKQGLDAMTPGQIDQLAKMLDVKREEVIEMETRLSGRDIALESPTDDEDDKFAPIAYLSSDQNEPTKVLEAEQVTRLQSEGLETALSKLDPRSRRIVEARWLANDDGSGATLHTLADEFGVSAERIRQIESAALKKMKGALAAYV from the coding sequence ATGACTATGATGTCCGCACCTACCGCCCTGGTTCCAGCCGGCACGAGTGCTTTGGGCCTCGGGTTCAGCGGCAACCTGGGTAACCTGGATGCCTACATTTCCGCCGTGAATCGCCTGCCGATGCTGACGCACGACGAAGAAGTCCAGTTGGGCCGGCGCCTGAAGGACAACAACGACCTGAAGGCCGCCGAGAAGCTCGTGCTGTCGCACCTGCGCCTGGTGGTTTCGATCGCCCGCGGCTACCTGGGCTACGGCCTGCCGCACGCCGATCTGATTCAGGAAGGCAATATCGGCCTGATGAAGGCAGTCAAGCGCTTCGACCCGGACCAGGGAGTCCGTCTGGTGTCGTACGCGATGCACTGGATCAAGGCTGAAATGCATGAATACATCCTGAAGAACTGGCGCCTGGTGAAAGTGGCGACGACCAAGGCACAACGCAAGCTGTTTTTCAACCTGCGCAGCCATAAACAGGGTCTCGACGCGATGACGCCGGGCCAGATCGACCAGCTGGCCAAGATGCTGGACGTCAAGCGCGAGGAAGTGATTGAGATGGAAACCCGCTTGTCGGGCCGCGACATCGCCCTGGAATCGCCGACCGATGACGAGGACGACAAGTTCGCTCCCATCGCCTACCTGTCGTCGGACCAGAACGAGCCGACCAAGGTGCTGGAAGCGGAACAGGTCACGCGCCTGCAGTCCGAGGGCCTGGAAACGGCGCTGTCGAAGCTGGACCCGCGCTCGCGTCGCATCGTCGAAGCGCGCTGGCTGGCCAACGACGACGGCTCCGGCGCCACCCTGCACACGCTGGCGGACGAGTTCGGTGTCTCGGCCGAGCGCATCCGCCAGATCGAATCGGCCGCGCTGAAGAAAATGAAGGGCGCGCTGGCCGCCTACGTATAA
- the ggt gene encoding gamma-glutamyltransferase has translation MPIRLTLCTIVLTIAVTAHAKTPVATGTGGAVATISEQASQSAMTILNQGGNAIDAAVAAAATLSVTDPFSCGIGGGGFMVVYLAKEKRVITIDHRETAPAAYMPTVFTANGKELDFDTVVASGLSVGVPGTVRGWHEALQRYGTMSFGQVLAPAIKVAQGGFVVNDNFSRLVEENTAKFRQFPATAALYLRNGKAIKPGTLLRNPDLAQTYRMLGKGGVRAFYEGPIARAIVDAVNRPPVGTGASVRGGSMTLADLANYEARLRQPVRSSYRGYDLYGMGLPGSGGIAVAEALNILEGFDLGKLPRAQAEHLYLEASRLAFADRNAYLADPEYVEAPVAGLLSKEYAAKRRALIDQQKAAAAPVAAGDPYPFQSDASVPLRPSNARLQRESAHTTHLAVSDKQGNIVAYTFTIESWGGSGIVVPGHGFLLNNELTDFDFTGPHPNVVEGGKRPRSSMAPTIVLRDGKPAFTVGSPGGATIITTVLQTIVNHVDFGMPMDEAIAAPRLSQRNAAETDVEPGFAGSAQATALAGHGQRWSGKPEEIGAANAIVFNPDGTVTAVSETRRHGVGSALVQKKPH, from the coding sequence ATGCCGATCCGCCTGACGCTCTGCACCATCGTCCTCACCATCGCCGTCACCGCCCACGCCAAGACACCGGTGGCGACCGGCACCGGCGGCGCTGTCGCCACCATCAGCGAACAGGCGTCGCAATCGGCCATGACGATCCTGAACCAGGGCGGCAATGCGATCGACGCGGCCGTCGCCGCTGCCGCCACCCTGAGCGTGACGGACCCGTTCAGCTGCGGCATCGGCGGCGGCGGCTTCATGGTGGTCTACCTGGCCAAGGAAAAGCGCGTCATCACGATCGACCATCGCGAGACCGCGCCGGCGGCCTACATGCCGACGGTCTTCACTGCCAACGGCAAGGAGCTCGATTTCGACACCGTCGTGGCCAGCGGCCTGTCGGTCGGCGTGCCGGGCACGGTGCGCGGCTGGCACGAAGCGCTGCAGCGCTACGGCACGATGTCGTTCGGGCAGGTGCTGGCACCGGCCATCAAGGTGGCGCAGGGCGGCTTCGTCGTCAACGACAATTTCTCGCGCCTGGTCGAGGAAAACACGGCCAAGTTCCGCCAGTTCCCCGCCACCGCCGCGCTCTACCTGCGCAATGGCAAGGCGATCAAGCCCGGCACGCTGCTTCGCAACCCGGACCTGGCGCAGACCTACCGCATGCTCGGCAAAGGCGGTGTGCGCGCCTTCTACGAGGGGCCGATCGCGCGCGCCATCGTCGATGCCGTCAACCGGCCGCCGGTCGGCACCGGCGCCTCGGTGCGCGGCGGCAGCATGACCCTGGCCGACCTGGCCAACTACGAGGCGCGCCTGCGCCAGCCCGTGCGCAGCAGCTATCGCGGCTATGACCTGTATGGCATGGGACTGCCGGGCAGCGGCGGCATCGCCGTGGCCGAGGCACTCAACATCCTGGAAGGCTTCGACCTGGGCAAGCTGCCGCGCGCGCAGGCCGAGCACCTGTACCTGGAAGCGAGCCGGCTGGCCTTCGCCGACCGCAACGCCTACCTGGCCGATCCGGAATACGTGGAGGCGCCGGTGGCAGGCCTGTTGAGCAAGGAATACGCAGCCAAACGTCGTGCCCTGATCGACCAGCAGAAGGCCGCCGCAGCTCCCGTCGCGGCGGGCGACCCATACCCGTTCCAGAGCGACGCCAGCGTACCGCTGCGGCCGTCCAACGCCAGGTTGCAGCGCGAAAGCGCCCACACGACCCACCTGGCCGTCTCGGACAAGCAGGGCAATATCGTCGCCTACACCTTCACCATCGAATCCTGGGGCGGCAGCGGCATCGTAGTGCCGGGCCATGGCTTCCTGCTCAATAACGAGCTGACCGACTTCGACTTCACCGGTCCGCATCCGAACGTGGTCGAAGGCGGCAAGCGCCCGCGCAGCAGCATGGCGCCGACGATCGTCCTGCGCGACGGCAAACCGGCGTTCACGGTAGGCAGCCCGGGCGGCGCGACGATCATCACGACGGTGCTGCAGACGATCGTCAATCACGTCGACTTCGGCATGCCGATGGACGAAGCCATTGCCGCGCCGCGGCTGTCGCAGCGCAACGCGGCCGAGACGGACGTCGAGCCGGGCTTCGCCGGCTCAGCCCAGGCAACGGCGCTGGCGGGCCACGGCCAACGCTGGAGCGGCAAGCCGGAGGAGATCGGCGCCGCCAATGCCATCGTGTTCAATCCGGACGGCACGGTGACGGCGGTCAGCGAGACGCGGCGGCACGGGGTTGGCAGCGCGCTGGTGCAGAAGAAGCCGCATTGA
- the ftsX gene encoding permease-like cell division protein FtsX encodes MIGWLRQHGFALGSALVHVRRAPGSFLFNILVVAIALALPFAGLTVLDNVRPMSEQLSVDPELSVFLKQDLPREHAQGMAGALRAVAKDARIVFVPREAALAELQDKNGLAGVIDTLGDNPLPDSWVVKLNAFQSAAQSAHVDEVAEQLRAIPGVESVQVDSAWVKRLAALLGVLRMGLLLLAATLGTVVIAVVFNTIRLQVLTQREEILVLRLIGATDTYIQRPFYYTGALLGLCAGAVALGAVALSLRPLNTAIAEFARLYASEFQLAPLEPLAMALLLALSAGLGLVGAALSVRRQLARLS; translated from the coding sequence ATGATCGGCTGGCTGCGTCAACACGGCTTTGCCCTGGGCTCAGCGCTGGTGCACGTGCGCCGCGCGCCGGGCAGTTTCCTGTTCAATATCCTCGTCGTCGCCATCGCGCTGGCGCTGCCGTTCGCCGGCCTGACCGTGCTGGACAATGTGCGGCCGATGTCGGAACAGCTGTCGGTCGATCCGGAACTGTCGGTGTTCCTGAAGCAGGACCTGCCGCGCGAGCATGCGCAAGGCATGGCCGGCGCGTTGCGCGCCGTGGCCAAGGATGCCCGCATCGTGTTCGTGCCGCGCGAGGCCGCGCTGGCCGAGCTGCAGGACAAGAACGGCCTGGCCGGCGTCATCGATACCCTGGGCGACAATCCGCTGCCGGACAGCTGGGTCGTCAAGCTGAACGCCTTCCAAAGCGCGGCCCAGAGTGCCCACGTGGACGAGGTGGCCGAGCAGCTGCGGGCGATTCCCGGTGTCGAATCCGTGCAGGTCGACTCGGCCTGGGTGAAGCGACTGGCCGCGCTGCTGGGCGTGCTGCGCATGGGCCTGCTGCTGCTGGCCGCCACCCTGGGCACCGTCGTCATCGCCGTCGTGTTCAACACCATCCGCCTGCAGGTGCTGACGCAGCGCGAGGAAATCCTGGTGCTGCGCCTGATCGGCGCCACCGACACCTATATCCAGCGCCCCTTCTATTACACGGGCGCCCTGCTGGGCCTGTGCGCCGGCGCCGTCGCGCTGGGCGCGGTCGCGCTGTCGCTGCGTCCGCTGAACACGGCCATCGCCGAGTTTGCCCGCTTGTACGCGTCGGAATTCCAGCTGGCACCACTGGAGCCGCTGGCGATGGCGCTGCTGCTGGCGCTGTCCGCGGGCCTTGGCCTGGTCGGCGCCGCGTTGTCGGTCCGGCGCCAGTTAGCCCGGCTGTCGTGA